The following proteins are co-located in the Pedobacter frigiditerrae genome:
- the mnmE gene encoding tRNA uridine-5-carboxymethylaminomethyl(34) synthesis GTPase MnmE: protein MYNQDTIIALSTPPGSGAIGVIRLSGPDAIKLTNEVFAGKDLTKQASHTLHFGLIKDQEIIVDEVVAGLYVAPRSYTKENVVEISCHGSNYIIQQILNLLIKKGARAAKPGEFTLRAFLNGAFDLSQAEAVADLIASDSKASHDVALQQMRGGFSSELKELREQLIHFASMIELELDFAEEDVEFANRDQLKALILRLISHISILISSFELGNVLKNGVPIVIAGKPNVGKSTLLNALLNEDRAIVSDIAGTTRDTIEDELNINGIIFRFIDTAGIRDTADIIEAKGVERTLERMKQAKLILYMADALQTPNELEEQLTDLKKIDIPYLAIVNKADLFTDQQKAAFEKQQVLFLSAKEGIGVEELKTSLLEKVNLHSINTSETLVTNIRHVEALKNTEKALANVLNNIDNPVTSDFLAMDIKQALHYLGEITGMVTTDDLLENIFSKFCIGK, encoded by the coding sequence ATGTACAATCAAGATACCATCATCGCTTTATCAACTCCACCAGGCAGCGGCGCCATTGGCGTAATCCGTTTATCTGGGCCAGATGCCATAAAACTAACCAATGAAGTTTTTGCCGGTAAGGACTTGACAAAGCAGGCATCGCACACTTTACATTTCGGATTGATTAAAGATCAAGAAATCATAGTTGATGAAGTAGTAGCAGGTTTGTATGTGGCACCCAGATCTTACACCAAGGAAAACGTGGTAGAAATCTCTTGTCACGGTTCTAACTATATCATTCAGCAAATTTTAAACCTGTTGATTAAAAAAGGTGCAAGAGCAGCCAAACCAGGCGAATTTACCTTAAGGGCTTTTTTAAATGGGGCGTTCGATTTAAGTCAGGCAGAAGCCGTAGCCGATTTAATTGCATCAGATAGCAAGGCATCCCACGATGTGGCCTTACAGCAAATGCGTGGAGGATTTTCTAGCGAACTAAAAGAGCTTCGTGAGCAATTGATTCACTTTGCCTCTATGATTGAATTGGAGTTAGACTTTGCAGAAGAAGATGTAGAGTTTGCCAATCGCGACCAGTTAAAAGCATTGATTTTACGTCTCATATCTCACATCTCAATACTTATATCTTCTTTTGAGCTAGGTAACGTACTTAAAAATGGTGTTCCCATTGTTATTGCTGGTAAGCCCAATGTAGGTAAATCAACTTTGTTAAATGCCCTATTAAATGAAGACAGAGCAATTGTTTCTGATATTGCAGGTACTACAAGAGATACCATTGAAGATGAATTGAACATCAATGGCATTATATTTAGGTTTATAGATACCGCAGGTATTCGCGATACCGCTGATATTATTGAAGCAAAGGGTGTAGAGCGTACGTTAGAGCGCATGAAACAAGCTAAACTGATACTTTACATGGCAGATGCTTTACAAACGCCCAATGAACTGGAAGAACAATTAACCGACTTAAAGAAAATAGATATCCCCTATTTAGCTATCGTTAACAAAGCTGATTTATTTACTGATCAACAAAAAGCTGCTTTTGAAAAACAACAAGTTTTATTCCTGTCGGCTAAAGAAGGCATTGGTGTAGAAGAATTAAAGACCAGTTTATTGGAAAAGGTAAACCTACACTCCATCAATACCAGCGAAACGTTAGTGACCAATATTCGCCACGTAGAAGCTTTAAAAAACACAGAAAAGGCATTGGCCAATGTGCTTAACAACATTGATAATCCAGTTACTTCAGATTTTTTAGCAATGGATATCAAACAAGCACTTCATTACTTGGGAGAGATTACGGGTATGGTAACTACCGATGATTTACTGGAGAATATCTTTAGTAAGTTCTGCATCGGGAAGTAA
- a CDS encoding glycoside hydrolase family 2 protein — translation MLKKITLILLISLLTSNLALQAQTSKRLVNNWEFVKGDLGGAWEAVRPVKAGNPEELPFWQKVSLPHCFNATDAVDPDVNYYQGPGWYRTNIEVENPYKQGRTLLHFEGAGQKTAVYIYNIKVAEHVGGYDEWTADVTDAIAEFKKNPVYQAQFKGKIPVVIRCDNSRDLEMIPSSLSDFNVYGGIYRYLNLVYNPQVSVDKLFAKASIAEAGGYGKLTVSARLNHLTDTKNAQVKIYIKDPNGLSIADFTKDIKTFKGDLLLWDWSLRAPKLWSTDLPQQYTVTMDIIADGQKSTISQKVGFRKFEFVKKGPFKLNVKPLLLRGTHRHEDHAGVGAAMTEEMIITEMKMMKEMGVNFIRLGHYQQSRIVLDLCDSLGILVWEEIPWCRGGLGGATYQAQAKRMLTNMIEQHYNHPSIIIWGLGNENDWPGDFTTFDQEKIRTFMKELNDLSHKLDPSRSTAIRRCDFCRDIVDVYSPSIWAGWYRGDYTEYKDVSLAEFNKSERFLHVEWGGDSHARRHSENPDNALSKIKKGGGADERAGDASLYGGAARVSKDGDWSESYIANLIDWHLKEQETMPWLSGTAYWPFKDFSTPIRPENPVPYVNQKGVIERDFTKKEAFYIFQSYWTNTPMVHLYGHSWPVRWGEEGEEKMVKVYSNCEEAELFVNGKSFGVRKRDSQNFPAAGLRWQVPMKKGKYTFKVVAKKGKITVTDEITQEYQTDKWAKPAKMTLNKIEEKDGIATLEVKMFDDKGVLCLDAINLVSFNLIGDGELIRDQGTSTGSAKVQLYNGRAIIRMKTNNAKSIVSVQSKGIPTIFLNQ, via the coding sequence ATGTTAAAGAAGATTACACTTATTTTATTAATCAGTTTATTAACTAGCAATTTGGCTTTGCAAGCACAAACTTCAAAGCGCTTAGTTAATAATTGGGAGTTTGTTAAAGGAGATTTAGGAGGTGCCTGGGAAGCCGTTAGACCTGTTAAAGCAGGCAACCCAGAGGAGCTTCCATTTTGGCAAAAAGTAAGTTTACCGCATTGTTTTAATGCAACGGATGCAGTAGACCCTGATGTAAATTATTACCAAGGTCCGGGATGGTATAGAACAAATATTGAAGTAGAAAATCCTTACAAACAAGGCAGAACACTTTTACACTTTGAAGGAGCAGGGCAGAAAACAGCTGTTTACATCTATAATATCAAAGTAGCAGAACACGTTGGTGGCTATGATGAATGGACTGCAGACGTTACAGATGCAATTGCTGAGTTTAAGAAAAACCCAGTTTACCAAGCACAGTTTAAAGGCAAAATCCCTGTAGTTATTCGTTGTGATAATTCGAGGGATTTAGAAATGATTCCTTCAAGTTTGTCGGATTTTAACGTTTATGGTGGTATTTATCGTTACTTAAATCTGGTTTATAATCCACAGGTTTCAGTGGATAAATTATTTGCAAAAGCATCAATTGCAGAAGCTGGTGGTTATGGGAAACTAACTGTAAGCGCTCGATTAAATCATTTAACCGATACAAAAAATGCTCAAGTAAAAATTTACATTAAAGATCCAAATGGCTTAAGTATAGCAGATTTTACAAAAGACATCAAAACTTTTAAAGGCGATTTATTGCTTTGGGATTGGAGTTTAAGAGCACCTAAATTATGGTCTACAGATTTGCCACAACAATATACTGTAACGATGGATATTATTGCAGACGGACAAAAATCTACCATTTCTCAGAAAGTTGGCTTCAGAAAATTTGAGTTTGTTAAAAAGGGACCATTTAAGCTTAACGTCAAGCCATTGTTGCTTAGAGGTACGCATCGTCATGAAGACCACGCAGGTGTAGGGGCTGCAATGACAGAGGAAATGATTATCACTGAAATGAAAATGATGAAAGAAATGGGCGTTAATTTCATCCGTTTAGGTCATTATCAGCAATCAAGAATTGTACTCGATTTATGTGATAGCCTAGGTATTTTGGTTTGGGAAGAAATTCCTTGGTGCAGAGGTGGTTTAGGTGGTGCAACTTATCAGGCACAAGCCAAAAGAATGTTAACCAATATGATTGAGCAACATTACAATCACCCATCCATCATTATATGGGGTTTGGGTAATGAAAACGATTGGCCAGGAGATTTTACCACATTCGATCAAGAGAAAATCAGGACTTTTATGAAAGAACTGAATGACTTATCTCACAAATTAGATCCTTCGCGAAGCACTGCCATAAGAAGATGCGATTTCTGTAGAGACATTGTCGATGTTTATTCACCTTCAATTTGGGCTGGTTGGTATCGTGGAGACTACACCGAATACAAAGACGTTTCCTTAGCAGAGTTTAATAAGTCTGAGCGCTTTTTACACGTAGAATGGGGTGGCGATAGTCACGCTCGCAGGCATTCAGAAAATCCTGATAACGCCTTAAGCAAGATTAAAAAAGGTGGCGGTGCCGATGAAAGAGCAGGAGATGCTTCGTTATATGGTGGTGCTGCAAGGGTTAGTAAAGATGGCGATTGGAGTGAGAGTTACATCGCCAACTTGATCGACTGGCATTTAAAAGAACAAGAAACCATGCCTTGGTTAAGCGGAACAGCTTATTGGCCATTTAAGGATTTCTCTACTCCGATTAGACCAGAAAATCCTGTTCCTTACGTTAACCAGAAGGGGGTTATAGAAAGAGATTTCACTAAAAAAGAAGCGTTTTATATTTTCCAATCTTATTGGACAAACACACCAATGGTACACTTATATGGTCACTCGTGGCCAGTACGTTGGGGAGAAGAAGGTGAGGAAAAGATGGTAAAGGTTTATTCTAACTGTGAGGAAGCCGAACTATTTGTAAATGGTAAAAGCTTTGGGGTAAGAAAAAGAGATAGTCAGAATTTCCCTGCTGCAGGTTTGCGTTGGCAAGTGCCGATGAAAAAGGGAAAATACACTTTTAAAGTGGTTGCCAAAAAAGGAAAAATAACAGTTACCGATGAAATTACACAAGAATACCAAACTGATAAGTGGGCTAAACCTGCAAAAATGACCTTAAATAAGATTGAGGAAAAAGATGGTATTGCTACATTAGAAGTTAAAATGTTTGATGACAAAGGCGTTTTATGTTTAGATGCCATCAACTTAGTGTCGTTTAACTTAATAGGAGATGGGGAATTAATCAGAGATCAAGGAACATCAACCGGTTCGGCTAAAGTTCAATTGTATAATGGTAGAGCAATTATAAGGATGAAAACAAATAATGCCAAAAGCATTGTTTCAGTTCAATCGAAAGGTATTCCAACAATATTTTTAAACCAATAG
- a CDS encoding endo-1,4-beta-xylanase → MLDPILNPVNGILRDLPLQSPKSTLKDMPFKFGASVSAELLRSNSNYKALVIKEYSSLTAENAMKFWALHPLEDTYNWKDADEIVALAQANGKRMHGHTLIWQEVPGWVTNFSGDTQAWENLLKTHIQTVVTHFKGKVSSWDVVNEAIDENGGYRNTIWLQKLGTAYIAKAFQYAHEADPSLLLFYNDYGHDYSPVKRTAILNLVNDLKQRGIPIHGIGLQMHTRYNQPDADITSAITSAAATGLLVHISELDMTVNPNSDKNLTYTATLAEQQAAKYKFIVKTYYAIPKAQQFGITTWNVTDGDSWIPSTYNRPDWPLPFDAQYKRKPAYQGILDGVK, encoded by the coding sequence ATGCTTGATCCAATTTTAAACCCAGTAAATGGCATTTTAAGGGATCTGCCCCTTCAATCACCAAAAAGCACTTTAAAAGACATGCCTTTTAAGTTTGGAGCTTCTGTTAGTGCCGAACTTTTAAGGTCAAATTCCAATTACAAAGCCTTGGTTATTAAAGAGTATAGTAGCTTAACAGCAGAAAATGCAATGAAATTTTGGGCATTACATCCTTTAGAAGATACTTACAATTGGAAAGATGCTGATGAAATAGTTGCCTTAGCGCAAGCAAATGGTAAACGAATGCATGGCCATACTTTAATTTGGCAGGAAGTGCCAGGTTGGGTAACTAATTTTTCTGGCGATACCCAAGCTTGGGAGAATCTGTTGAAAACACATATCCAAACTGTGGTTACTCATTTCAAAGGAAAGGTTTCATCATGGGATGTAGTTAATGAAGCCATAGATGAAAATGGTGGTTATAGAAATACCATTTGGTTACAGAAATTAGGCACAGCGTATATAGCAAAGGCATTTCAATATGCACATGAGGCGGACCCTAGCTTATTGTTGTTCTATAACGATTACGGACACGATTATAGCCCTGTAAAAAGGACTGCCATATTAAATTTGGTGAATGACCTTAAGCAAAGAGGTATCCCTATTCACGGTATAGGTTTACAAATGCATACACGTTATAATCAACCTGATGCTGATATTACTTCAGCAATTACTTCAGCTGCTGCAACTGGATTACTGGTACATATTTCTGAGTTAGATATGACTGTAAATCCTAACAGTGATAAAAATTTAACCTACACTGCAACTTTGGCAGAACAGCAAGCAGCCAAGTATAAATTCATCGTTAAAACCTATTACGCAATTCCTAAAGCACAACAATTTGGAATTACAACTTGGAATGTAACTGATGGTGATAGTTGGATACCGAGCACATACAATAGACCAGATTGGCCCCTTCCTTTTGATGCCCAATACAAACGAAAACCCGCCTATCAAGGAATACTGGATGGCGTAAAATAA
- a CDS encoding alginate lyase family protein — translation MKRSGLFYLLTLLSITSFAQVTIKLQAQNVLRKQVLAEAEWAMKQSPVTVTAESSPLSTGGKHDFFSQADYFWPNPANPSGPYINRDGETNPANFIAHRKAMIRFSTIIGALASAYQLTSNEKYVKQAVIHLKAWFVNTETLMNPNLAFSQAVIGSSTGRSWGIIDTIHLMEVAQGIVVMEKAKSLNKNDLSKIKKWFADYILWLNTSKNGVAEKAAKNNHSACWVMQVASFAKLVKDEAMLDSLRWMYKNVQLPNQMATDGSFPLELARTKPYGYSIFNLDAFTMICQILSTPKDNLWKYETADGKSIQKGITYLYPFVADKSKWTLKPDVMFWNNWPVAQPFLIFGASQFNNYDWYTTWKKLDLKPINEEVIRNLPIRHPLIWM, via the coding sequence ATGAAGAGATCAGGTCTTTTTTACTTACTCACCTTATTATCGATTACCAGTTTTGCACAGGTAACCATTAAGCTGCAGGCTCAAAATGTATTGAGAAAACAAGTGTTAGCTGAAGCAGAATGGGCGATGAAACAAAGTCCAGTAACTGTTACTGCAGAAAGCTCGCCTTTAAGTACGGGTGGTAAACATGATTTCTTTTCTCAGGCAGATTACTTTTGGCCAAATCCAGCTAATCCTAGCGGACCATATATTAATCGCGATGGAGAAACCAATCCAGCAAACTTTATAGCGCACCGTAAAGCGATGATTAGGTTCAGTACGATAATTGGCGCTCTCGCATCAGCTTATCAGCTTACAAGTAATGAAAAGTATGTTAAACAAGCGGTGATACATTTAAAGGCTTGGTTTGTTAATACTGAAACCTTGATGAATCCAAATTTGGCTTTTTCTCAAGCAGTTATTGGTTCTTCAACGGGTAGGAGTTGGGGAATTATTGATACCATTCATTTAATGGAAGTAGCTCAAGGGATAGTAGTGATGGAGAAAGCTAAATCATTAAATAAAAATGATTTATCGAAAATCAAAAAATGGTTTGCTGACTATATATTATGGCTAAATACGAGTAAAAATGGCGTAGCGGAAAAGGCTGCTAAAAATAACCATAGCGCTTGCTGGGTCATGCAAGTAGCTTCTTTTGCTAAATTAGTTAAGGATGAAGCAATGCTTGATTCATTAAGATGGATGTACAAAAATGTACAGTTGCCCAATCAAATGGCAACTGATGGTAGTTTTCCTTTAGAGTTGGCACGAACCAAACCTTATGGCTACTCTATTTTTAACTTGGATGCATTTACAATGATTTGCCAGATATTATCTACGCCAAAAGACAATTTATGGAAGTATGAAACAGCTGACGGCAAGTCAATTCAAAAAGGGATTACTTATTTGTACCCATTTGTTGCCGATAAAAGTAAATGGACATTAAAGCCAGATGTCATGTTCTGGAACAATTGGCCAGTTGCACAACCATTCTTGATTTTTGGAGCTAGTCAATTTAATAATTACGATTGGTATACTACTTGGAAGAAGCTGGATTTGAAACCAATAAATGAAGAAGTGATAAGGAACTTGCCGATAAGACATCCTTTAATATGGATGTAA
- the uxuA gene encoding mannonate dehydratase, whose product MANHKLQQTWRWYGPVDPVSLQDVKQAGATGIVTALHHVPHGDIWPLEDIKERKAIIEAAGLTWAVVESVPVHEAIKTRNANAGKYIENYKTSLKNLAACGIKTVCYNFMPVLDWTRTQLDLTMADGSKALYFNWTDLAVFDLYLFKREGAENDYPANILEKAKTRFESMTKEELNELRINVLMGIPNEKEIEMEALRESIGTYKTIGMDGLRENLAWFLSEIAETCTSNGIKMTIHPDDPPYSILGLPRIASNKEDLLDILKRVDQPFNGICYCTGSLGAGMNNDLVDIFEAVKERVYFLHLRNVAKDEEGNFYEADHLGGDVNMYEVMKAITAENAKRDTPMPFRPDHGHQMLDDLNKVTNPGYSAIGRLRGLAELRGLEVGVTGNY is encoded by the coding sequence ATGGCTAATCATAAACTACAACAAACTTGGCGCTGGTATGGTCCGGTAGATCCAGTTTCATTACAAGATGTTAAACAAGCAGGAGCAACAGGCATTGTAACCGCTTTACATCATGTTCCGCATGGCGATATTTGGCCTTTAGAAGACATTAAAGAGAGAAAAGCAATTATTGAAGCCGCAGGTTTAACATGGGCAGTGGTAGAAAGCGTGCCTGTGCATGAAGCGATTAAAACACGCAATGCTAATGCAGGAAAATACATTGAGAATTATAAAACCTCTTTGAAAAATTTGGCAGCTTGCGGCATTAAAACCGTGTGTTATAATTTTATGCCAGTGTTAGATTGGACTAGAACTCAGCTTGACTTAACCATGGCAGATGGTTCTAAAGCATTATATTTCAATTGGACAGACTTAGCAGTTTTTGATTTGTATCTTTTCAAAAGAGAAGGAGCTGAAAACGATTATCCAGCTAATATTTTGGAGAAAGCTAAAACTAGGTTCGAATCAATGACCAAAGAAGAACTTAATGAATTACGTATAAACGTTTTGATGGGTATTCCGAATGAAAAGGAAATTGAAATGGAAGCGTTACGTGAAAGCATTGGCACCTATAAAACCATTGGTATGGATGGCTTGAGGGAGAATTTAGCTTGGTTCCTATCAGAAATAGCTGAAACCTGTACTTCAAACGGAATCAAGATGACCATCCACCCAGATGATCCTCCTTATTCAATTTTAGGATTACCTCGTATTGCAAGTAACAAAGAAGATTTATTAGATATTTTAAAACGCGTTGATCAACCTTTTAATGGCATTTGTTATTGCACTGGTTCGTTAGGTGCTGGTATGAATAATGATCTGGTTGATATCTTCGAAGCGGTTAAAGAACGTGTGTATTTCTTGCACTTGCGTAATGTAGCCAAAGATGAAGAAGGTAATTTCTATGAAGCAGACCACTTAGGTGGCGATGTGAACATGTATGAAGTCATGAAGGCCATCACTGCTGAAAATGCAAAAAGAGATACGCCAATGCCATTTAGACCAGATCATGGTCACCAAATGTTAGATGATTTAAATAAAGTAACTAATCCAGGTTATTCTGCCATAGGCCGCTTACGTGGTTTAGCCGAACTGAGAGGTTTGGAAGTAGGGGTGACTGGGAATTATTAA
- a CDS encoding glycoside hydrolase family 88 protein — MNLKVNLIVGLALSFGAVKAQKVDVKKAFASAAKQTDVLVKNVDSARLIKPTLVSPRTVENGQFKMVVSRDWTSGFFPAELWYFYAFTKDKKWLDLAKKYTEDIKKEQFNKGTHDLGFMIYCPFGNGYKITKDPEYKSVIIQAAKSLSTRFNAKAGVIKSWDHNGDKWKYPVIIDNMMNLELLFEATKFTGDSSFYKIAVSHADVTMKNHYRPDYSSWHVIDYDTVSGNVRNKLTAQGYSNESAWARGQAWGLYGYTLCYRYTKNNAYLAQADHIANFILSSKITPADGIPYWDYNDPQIPNVSRDASAAAITASALYELAKYSKESKKYKAAADKILASLSSKYVSKPGANYGFILEHSTGHRPAKSEIDVPINYADYYYLEALLRSKGITL, encoded by the coding sequence ATGAATTTGAAAGTTAATTTAATTGTAGGGTTAGCCTTAAGTTTTGGCGCTGTTAAAGCCCAAAAAGTAGATGTGAAAAAGGCATTTGCTAGTGCTGCCAAGCAGACTGATGTTTTGGTAAAAAACGTTGATTCGGCTAGATTGATAAAGCCAACACTGGTTTCGCCCAGGACAGTAGAAAATGGCCAATTTAAAATGGTAGTTTCTAGAGATTGGACCAGCGGATTTTTCCCTGCCGAACTTTGGTATTTCTATGCTTTTACGAAAGATAAAAAATGGCTTGATTTAGCAAAAAAATACACTGAGGATATTAAAAAAGAACAATTTAATAAAGGCACACACGATTTAGGTTTCATGATCTATTGTCCTTTTGGCAATGGTTACAAGATAACTAAGGACCCTGAGTACAAATCGGTAATTATCCAGGCCGCAAAGTCTTTGTCGACTAGGTTTAATGCCAAAGCTGGCGTTATCAAATCTTGGGACCACAATGGCGATAAATGGAAATATCCTGTTATTATTGATAACATGATGAATTTAGAATTGCTTTTTGAAGCGACTAAATTCACTGGAGATTCATCGTTTTACAAGATTGCAGTCTCTCATGCAGATGTAACCATGAAAAACCATTACAGACCAGATTATAGCTCTTGGCACGTAATTGATTACGATACAGTTTCTGGAAACGTGAGAAATAAACTAACCGCACAGGGATATTCAAACGAGTCTGCTTGGGCTCGCGGACAAGCTTGGGGTCTTTATGGTTATACCTTGTGCTATCGTTATACAAAAAACAATGCTTATTTAGCGCAGGCAGATCATATTGCCAACTTTATATTAAGTAGTAAAATTACGCCGGCTGATGGTATTCCTTATTGGGATTACAATGATCCACAAATTCCTAATGTGTCAAGAGACGCTTCAGCTGCTGCCATTACTGCTTCCGCCTTATATGAATTAGCAAAATACAGCAAGGAAAGTAAAAAATATAAAGCCGCTGCCGATAAGATATTAGCTTCTTTAAGCTCAAAATACGTAAGCAAGCCAGGGGCGAATTATGGTTTTATTTTAGAACACAGCACTGGTCACCGTCCTGCAAAGTCTGAAATTGATGTGCCAATTAATTATGCAGATTACTATTACTTAGAAGCCTTGTTAAGAAGCAAAGGAATAACATTATGA
- the bglX gene encoding beta-glucosidase BglX: MNKISRLTLLLLIIGLTPKIYAQKKSIDQRVDSLMKLMTLKEKVGQLNQYSGKEVTGPTSDRKSYLLNDIKSGMVGSMLNVKGVKDTKEIQAVALQSRLKIPLLFSLDVIHGYKTVFPIPLAESASWDMAAIRETAHVAAEEAASSGIHWTFAPMVDIARDPRWGRVMEGAGEDTYLGSAIARARVLGFQGSKLGGVDAIMACAKHFAAYGAAIAGRDYNPVDMSEQLLNEIYLPPFKAAADAGVATFMNSFNTINGVPATGNSYLQRDILKGEWKYKGFVVSDWGSIKEMIPWGFAKNMSEAAQKAIVAGSDMDMESEAYKKELEKLVTSGKVDVKFVDDAVRRILYKKFELGLFDNPYKFSDEKREAKVMNDPKHKEIALAAAQKSIVLLKNNNAVLPLQKSIKNIALIGPLVNAKRDQAGSWVVYADTANIVSVHEGMKAKFTNTKFTYAEGTAVQGAKMDGFAAAVETAKNADAVVMVLGETWDMSGEAKSRADISLPGKQEELFNAIKATGKPVIVVIMAGRPLVFNSIADKADAVVYAWFLGDQGGNAIANVLSGDYNPSGKLPMSFPRSVGQIPIFYNHYNTGRPVTKPTDIVYKSAYIDSPNDPKFAFGYGLSYTNFTYSNLKLDKAVPLKNETVNVSFTLTNSGKVAGEEVAQLYIQDRFASLVRPVKELKDFAKVKLNPGESKTITFTLTPDKLKFFKEKLGWVTEAGDFKVMVGGSSDGIKLESSFEMK; this comes from the coding sequence ATGAATAAAATTTCACGCCTTACCCTACTACTACTCATTATCGGTTTAACCCCAAAAATTTATGCCCAAAAGAAATCGATAGATCAACGTGTTGATTCTTTGATGAAATTGATGACTTTAAAAGAAAAAGTTGGTCAATTAAACCAATATTCTGGTAAAGAGGTTACGGGACCAACTAGTGATAGAAAGAGTTACCTACTAAATGACATTAAATCTGGAATGGTAGGTTCAATGTTAAATGTAAAAGGTGTTAAGGATACAAAGGAAATTCAGGCTGTTGCCTTACAATCTCGCTTAAAAATTCCTTTGTTGTTTAGCTTGGATGTTATTCATGGATATAAAACTGTTTTTCCAATTCCATTAGCAGAATCTGCATCATGGGATATGGCCGCAATTAGAGAAACTGCTCACGTAGCAGCAGAAGAGGCAGCCTCATCAGGTATCCATTGGACATTTGCACCTATGGTAGATATTGCTCGTGATCCACGTTGGGGCAGAGTAATGGAAGGCGCAGGAGAAGATACTTACCTAGGTTCAGCAATTGCTAGAGCAAGGGTTTTAGGCTTTCAGGGAAGCAAACTTGGTGGTGTTGATGCGATTATGGCTTGTGCTAAACATTTTGCCGCCTATGGTGCCGCAATCGCGGGAAGAGATTATAACCCAGTAGACATGAGTGAGCAATTATTAAATGAGATTTATTTACCTCCATTTAAAGCCGCGGCCGATGCTGGGGTGGCTACTTTTATGAATTCATTTAATACCATCAACGGTGTTCCAGCTACTGGAAATTCTTATTTGCAACGTGATATTTTAAAGGGCGAATGGAAATATAAGGGTTTTGTGGTAAGCGATTGGGGTTCAATTAAAGAAATGATTCCTTGGGGTTTCGCTAAAAATATGAGTGAGGCGGCTCAGAAGGCAATTGTGGCTGGTAGTGACATGGACATGGAAAGCGAAGCCTACAAAAAGGAGTTAGAGAAGTTAGTAACAAGTGGCAAGGTTGATGTGAAGTTTGTTGATGATGCAGTAAGACGTATACTTTATAAAAAATTCGAATTAGGCTTATTTGATAATCCTTACAAATTCTCTGATGAAAAACGTGAGGCGAAAGTAATGAATGATCCTAAGCATAAAGAAATTGCTTTAGCTGCAGCTCAAAAATCTATCGTGTTGTTGAAAAACAATAATGCTGTTCTTCCTTTGCAAAAAAGCATTAAGAACATTGCCTTAATTGGTCCGCTAGTTAATGCCAAAAGAGACCAAGCTGGTAGTTGGGTAGTTTATGCTGATACGGCAAACATTGTAAGTGTGCATGAAGGTATGAAAGCCAAATTTACGAACACTAAATTTACTTATGCTGAGGGTACAGCAGTTCAAGGCGCCAAAATGGATGGTTTTGCAGCTGCGGTAGAGACTGCAAAAAATGCTGATGCAGTGGTAATGGTCTTAGGAGAGACTTGGGACATGAGTGGAGAAGCTAAGTCTCGTGCAGACATCAGCTTGCCTGGCAAACAGGAAGAACTATTTAATGCCATTAAAGCAACAGGTAAACCAGTAATTGTGGTCATCATGGCTGGGCGACCATTGGTATTCAATAGCATAGCTGATAAAGCCGATGCAGTGGTTTATGCTTGGTTTTTAGGAGATCAAGGTGGTAATGCTATTGCGAATGTATTGAGTGGCGATTATAATCCATCTGGTAAATTACCAATGAGCTTTCCTAGAAGTGTAGGACAAATCCCAATTTTCTATAATCATTATAATACTGGAAGACCAGTTACCAAACCAACAGATATTGTTTATAAATCTGCTTATATCGATTCACCTAACGATCCTAAATTTGCTTTTGGTTATGGCTTAAGTTATACCAACTTCACCTATAGTAATTTAAAATTAGACAAAGCAGTTCCATTGAAAAATGAAACAGTTAACGTAAGTTTCACTTTAACTAACAGTGGTAAAGTTGCTGGAGAAGAGGTAGCACAACTCTACATTCAAGATAGGTTTGCCTCATTAGTAAGACCAGTTAAAGAATTAAAAGATTTCGCCAAAGTGAAATTAAATCCTGGAGAAAGCAAAACAATCACTTTTACCTTAACACCAGATAAATTGAAATTCTTTAAGGAGAAATTAGGTTGGGTTACAGAAGCAGGAGATTTTAAAGTAATGGTTGGCGGTTCGTCAGATGGGATTAAGTTAGAGTCGAGTTTTGAAATGAAATGA